A genomic window from Henningerozyma blattae CBS 6284 chromosome 3, complete genome includes:
- the PAM17 gene encoding Pam17p (similar to Saccharomyces cerevisiae PAM17 (YKR065C); ancestral locus Anc_1.196), with protein sequence MNLLRSTVTKSLASYNKSATLLLLNHGRIPLTNTNTIILGQSIIKRHNSTDTSKSSKSANVQLTWPDFFKMRKYERRVNVGASVFTAFLGCNLSWFYLSTLQIDPTQTLFGFDPLVVISGGLVASGCVGYLFGPLFGSQIFNLLHLKKLADFKIKNKEFLKHVIKNRVDASSQSFSNPVPDYYGERIGSLKDYKQWLRDCNAYRRKSKEFL encoded by the coding sequence ATGAACCTTTTAAGATCTACAGTGACAAAATCACTGGCATCATACAACAAATCAGCAACTCTTTTACTTCTAAATCATGGTAGAATACCCTTAACAAACACCAATACTATCATACTCGGccaatcaattattaaaagacaTAATTCTACAGATACTTCCAAATCATCAAAGAGTGCCAATGTTCAATTGACTTGGCCTGATTTCTTTAAGATGCGTAAATATGAACGCCGTGTAAATGTTGGTGCATCTGTCTTCACAGCTTTCCTCGGTTGTAATCTATCATGGTTCTATCTCTCCACTCTACAGATTGACCCAACTCAAACTTTATTTGGCTTTGATCCATTAGTTGTCATTTCAGGGGGCCTTGTGGCATCTGGTTGTGTGGGTTATCTTTTTGGCCCATTATTTGGAtctcaaatatttaatctattacatttgaaaaaattagcagatttcaaaatcaaaaataaagaattcttAAAACATGtcattaaaaatagagTCGATGCCTCTTCACAAAGTTTCAGTAACCCTGTGCCCGATTATTACGGCGAAAGAATTGGATCTTTGAAAGATTACAAGCAATGGCTAAGAGATTGTAACGCTTACAGAAGAAAAAGTAAAGAATTCTTGTAA
- the TBLA0C05860 gene encoding uncharacterized protein (similar to Saccharomyces cerevisiae HSP150 (YJL159W) and PIR3 (YKL163W); ancestral locus Anc_1.188), translated as MVKFKLQTLVLRLLLLQVLLVLLVLLVLLVLLVLLVLLVLLVLQLLQLLSLKSLMVKSKPQLTVLKLLLLHGAGSPGAPGAPGAPRCPRCRWYSKPGAAGAPGAPGAVGAVSQITDGQVQAPANGAKTTAAPGAGSPGTPGAPGAPGAAGTKAGAAGNTIVAVSQITDGQIQAPANGSPKVTTIAGNTAGSGSNGGSNGGSNGGSNGGSNGANGGAKPNGAVSQITDGQVQAGVTTIYPNAPAAATTTVGLTTSVKTSFIPVPTSQGQKNAPESNIISTTMTVDGKPTTTSVLVVKSTQTMAVPSSQPSSSPSSSPSSSPSSPASTGSNDPVKGTSCKNSGTLSMTLQNGILRDEKGRIGSIVANQQFQFDGPPPQAGAIYAAGWSITPQGNLAIGDNDIFYQCLSGNFYNIYDKSLGAQCKPVYLETVNLVN; from the coding sequence ATGGTCAAGTTCAAGCTCCAAACTCTGGTGCTAAGACTACTGCTGCTCCAGGTGCTGCTGGTGCTACTGGTGCTACTGGTGCTACTGGTGCTCCTGGTGCTACTGGTTCTCCTGGTGCTACTGGTGCTCCAGCTGCTCCAGCTGCTGTCTCTCAAATCACTGATGGTCAAGTCCAAGCCCCAGCTAACGGTGCTAAAACTACTGCTGCTCCACGGTGCTGGTTCCCCAGGTGCTCCAGGTGCTCCAGGTGCCCCACGGTGCCCCAGGTGCCGCTGGTACTCAAAGCCAGGTGCCGCTGGTGCTCCCGGTGCTCCAGGTGCTGTTGGTGCTGTCTCCCAAATTACTGATGGTCAAGTTCAAGCTCCAGCTAATGGTGCCAAGACTACTGCTGCTCCAGGTGCTGGTTCCCCAGGTACTCCAGGTGCCCCAGGTGCCCCAGGTGCCGCTGGTACAAAGGCAGGTGCTGCAGGTAACACTATTGTTGCTGTCTCTCAAATTACTGATGGTCAAATTCAAGCACCAGCTAATGGTTCTCCAAAGGTTACAACAATTGCTGGTAATACTGCAGGTAGTGGAAGCAATGGTGGTAGCAATGGTGGTAGCAATGGTGGTAGCAACGGCGGTAGCAACGGCGCCAACGGTGGTGCTAAACCAAACGGTGCCGTATCTCAAATTACTGATGGGCAAGTTCAAGCTGGTGTTACTACCATCTATCCAAATGCACCAGCAGCTGCAACTACCACTGTTGGATTGACAACTTCCGTTAAAACTTCTTTTATCCCAGTACCAACTTCTCAAGGGCAAAAGAACGCACCTGAATCCAACATTATTTCAACTACAATGACTGTTGATGGTAAGCCAACTACCACTTCTGTCCTGGTTGTAAAATCTACTCAAACCATGGCCGTTCCTTCTTCACAACCATCTTCATCCCCATCATCATCCCCATCATCATCCCCATCATCCCCTGCATCTACAGGTTCAAATGATCCAGTCAAGGGTACTTCTTGTAAAAACTCTGGTACTTTAAGCATGACTCTACAAAATGGTATCTTAAGAGATGAAAAAGGTAGAATTGGTTCTATTGTTGCTAATCAGCAATTCCAATTCGATGGTCCACCACCACAAGCTGGTGCCATCTACGCCGCTGGTTGGTCTATTACTCCACAAGGTAACTTGGCTATTGGTGACAATGATATCTTTTACCAATGTTTATCTGGTAACTTCTACAACATTTATGACAAATCATTAGGTGCTCAATGTAAACCAGTATATTTGGAAACCGTTAATTTGGTTAActag
- the TBLA0C05890 gene encoding uncharacterized protein, with amino-acid sequence MSSKVSDKMSQQKKWEQYAAPSGNIGLYNDIQSLPPSYNEVIADYHEPIASPSSQTPNPEYEADEEFNLGSPSSQSQSIPWKYPKQYKCKLCKNTGCIGELKCEKCWKKFKTSQNINGFGQKVFDAGNAISPPIAYRVRGALGLPLSMVQGMLFETPNPNSVEGNAELFAVANENSEHLPWSYPAGYWCRRCKNTGYKTNGTHRRCRLCWRNFHH; translated from the coding sequence ATGTCAAGTAAAGTCAGTGATAAAATGAGTCAACAGAAAAAATGGGAACAATATGCTGCGCCTAGTGGTAATATTGGCCTATATAATGATATCCAAAGTTTGCCTCCTTCATATAATGAAGTTATAGCTGATTATCATGAACCAATAGCATCACCATCAAGCCAAACACCAAATCCAGAATATGAAGCTGATGAAGAATTCAACTTGGGCTCACCTAGTTCTCAATCTCAAAGTATACCTTGGAAATACCCAAAGCAATATAAATGTAAATTATGTAAAAACACAGGCTGTATCGGTGAGTTAAAATGTGAAAAGTGCTggaagaaatttaaaacttctcaaaatattaacgGATTTGGTCAAAAAGTGTTTGATGCTGGCAATGCAATTTCACCACCTATTGCCTATAGAGTCCGTGGTGCTCTAGGGTTACCGTTATCCATGGTTCAAGGTATGCTTTTTGAAACTCCCAACCCTAACTCGGTAGAAGGTAATGCTGAGTTGTTTGCCGTTGCCAACGAAAACTCAGAACATCTCCCATGGTCCTACCCTGCTGGCTATTGGTGTCGTAGGTGTAAAAACACCGGATACAAAACTAATGGTACTCATAGACGGTGTAGGCTATGTTGGAGAAACTTCCATCATTAA
- the DAS1 gene encoding SCF ubiquitin ligase complex subunit DAS1 (similar to Saccharomyces cerevisiae YJL149W; ancestral locus Anc_1.198) gives MDESKPNSVFPWDKLSDDLLFDIFSSLPQPDRLSLCLVNKRCNRIATKLIYRRIYLNDSNVVTSDFMDLAINWTLLMIPSYLPEERSRLLANKKLKGLIKTFIRNPVTLKNVQWIRINWDLEGELQKRILELLCSEGTSLQRLENITDPSCNDIIANGKVSKYQVTSFDMAPPNSLPELPVPENYIPNLKIYLRQRISSRLSHMTLFIDPLKLFNYLYLLKGKLQIVDLKFHWRREFFDPIYFKNPIRNSSTLPPLRDLSEIFDVRSLKVLTVISWNEQLLPREVEMIKNFKEFIYLEDLSLISIKQDTKLLVPLFEYLKNLKRIKMDFLQQYSPESTNPEIFLTILLNCNKLQFIDMRFEGMDLPIISIKDRTVDILQKCQCNKCNHVFNKILKEKLFLFSEDIYLEGDHEAATKDIFTMMRALSLLPYSKACDSYPSVRTQPMNLHEFVNIMNDNLFSYRKNKNQLVKDFSRNIFKKLELNDSLNLNNDDNNDSHTTPLSFHNDDYREQFNNDHEINNDNNNDEYTMSEVPVNETPVNEFTPNENTNDDLFDYPIYNDANDNIHQNRNENENAVIAWEGGNTQPEENGFMTTREPSETPNDELVETEVEVEEDGGITVNFEPNTNNGTINIPITNFSTNASDASSGLPSDFLGMSNILPPYTTCDDDGYLLKLPHEVLTEKDVIDCYHALIHHYRATYIAFLRGFPKLRFLMLNDIPSVVVEENCERIFQPALYHADYKTNLTGWSCSNSNKNGR, from the coding sequence ATGGATGAATCTAAACCTAACTCTGTATTTCCTTGGGATAAGTTATCGGATGatctattatttgatatattttcatcattaccACAGCCAGATCGCTTATCATTATGTCTAGTTAATAAAAGATGCAATAGAATTGcaacaaaattaatttatcgaagaatatatttaaatgattcaaaCGTTGTTACAAGCGATTTCATGGATCTTGCGATCAATTGGACTTTGCTGATGATCCCTTCGTATTTACCGGAAGAAAGATCAAGATTATTGGCTaataagaaattgaaaGGATTAATTAAGACTTTTATTAGAAACCCAGTAACCTTGAAGAATGTCCAATGgattagaattaattggGACTTAGAAGGTGAGTTGCAAAAACGTATCTTGGAATTGTTATGTTCAGAGGGTACTTCATTACAAAGGTTAGAAAACATCACAGATCCTTCGTGTAACGATATTATTGCTAATGGGAAAGTTTCCAAATATCAAGTCACAAGTTTTGATATGGCTCCACCAAATTCTTTACCAGAATTACCTGTACCAGAGAattatattccaaatttgaaaatatatctaaGACAAAGAATTTCTTCTAGATTATCTCATATGACTTTATTCATCGAtcctttaaaattattcaattatttgtatCTTTTAAAGGGGAAGTTACAAATtgttgatttaaaatttcattggAGAAGAGAGTTTTTTGATcctatttattttaaaaatccaATACGAAATTCTTCGACTTTGCCTCCATTAAGAGATTTATCTGAAATATTCGATGTTAGAAGTTTAAAAGTCCTAACCGTTATTTCATGGAATGAACAATTGTTACCAAGAGAAGTAGAAatgattaaaaattttaaagaatttatctATCTAGAAGATCTTTCATTGATATCAATTAAGCAAgatacaaaattattagtaccgttatttgaatatttaaagaatttgaaaagaattaaaatgGATTTTTTACAACAATATTCACCAGAATCTACAAATCCTGAAATTTTCTtaacaattttattgaattgtaataaattgCAATTCATCGATATGAGATTTGAAGGTATGGATCTTCCAATTATCTCAATCAAGGATAGAACCGTTgatatattacaaaaatgTCAATGTAATAAATGTAATCATGTTTTCaataagattttaaaagaaaaattattcctCTTTTCGgaagatatatatttagaGGGTGATCATGAAGCTGCAACGAAGGATATATTTACAATGATGAGAgctttatcattattaccTTATTCAAAAGCTTGCGATTCTTATCCAAGTGTAAGAACTCAACCAATGAATTTACATGAATTTGTTAATATAAtgaatgataatttattttcttatcgtaaaaataaaaatcaattggttaaagattttagtagaaatatctttaaaaaattggaattaaatgattcattaaaccttaataatgatgataataatgatagtCATACTACCCCTCTATCTTTCCATAATGATGATTATAGAgaacaatttaataatgatcatgagattaataatgacaataataatgatgaatataCCATGAGTGAAGTCCCGGTTAATGAAACTCCAGTTAACGAATTTACACCTAATGAAAATACTAATGATGACTTATTCGATTATCCAATATACAATGACgcaaatgataatattcatcaaaatagaaatgaaaatgagAATGCTGTTATTGCATGGGAAGGAGGTAATACACAACCAGAAGAAAATGGGTTTATGACAACAAGGGAACCTAGTGAAACACCCAATGATGAATTAGTAGAAACAGAAGTTGAAGTGGAAGAAGATGGTGGAATTACTGTAAACTTTGAACCAAATACCAATAATGGGACAATAAATATCCCAATtactaatttttcaacaaatGCTTCAGATGCTAGTAGTGGCCTACCGTCTGACTTTTTAGGAATGAGTAATATCTTACCTCCTTATACTACTTGTGATGATGATGGctatttattaaaactaCCTCATGAAGTATTAACAGAAAAAGACGTTATTGATTGCTACCATGcattaattcatcattatagGGCAACATATATTGCGTTTTTGAGAGGTTTCCCAAAGCTAAGATTTTTAATGTTGAATGATATTCCATCTGTTGTCGTTGAAGAAAACTGTGAAAGAATTTTCCAACCAGCTTTATATCATGCAGATTATAAGACGAATTTAACAGGCTGGTCATGCTCTAATTCCAATAAAAACGGGAGGTGA
- the TBLA0C05900 gene encoding vacuolar protein sorting-associated protein 35 (similar to Saccharomyces cerevisiae VPS35 (YJL154C); ancestral locus Anc_1.193), which translates to MSYSDSLDKASRIIKKESSSIQKTVTHRNLMGALKHCSVMLTELRNPNLLPKQYYELYIMIYDTLSILLPYLVENHQKRHHLADLYELVQYAGNIVPRLYLMITVGTAYLKCDDAPGEELCKDMIEMCRGIQNPIRGLFLRYYLSQRTKGILPTPDNSIDFSCHFIITNFVEMNKLWVRLQHQGPLKERNKRSKERKELQILIGTQLVRLSHIIGDDNLTLYKDKFLPLILDQIVQCRDVISQEYLLDVICQVFPDNYHLNTLDMLLDTTLQLNPDVAIHTVVLSFVNRLNGYMDRCEAAHSQENNKKDDSFAYKKNSINVFQIFWNYLSYLNEERPDFTLNQIIPLVESILELSLRWYPKNLQNLNALYSFTVEKCNDFGPNLISEKENEVLFLNLLTLLDISEQLITTSKQKFFYLLITHCESYRHLLSLQSTNIQIKVAETLLDIFINFNPIDINPIELKDDLKHALIDSRSNFIYLESTQHLDNLLTIFIPILNLGNSKNLKLKSSSLDKQLIGDRDRNGSEIVHTISGSEEQKKLLNEIHSQSHHFHRQENDSILDIDHELPLNPLQEKIAKFSHVLMFIINSSIQKDKIIEFRNNTDNHYKDNEVIIIKLLEKEIKCLLILKNWYLKGNKNIQFTFPSVITQFWKIIRKSYILKKQNLLIEKFDYIAKLCFKHVSRCINELFNLCGSKMNDSVYKFYLTSASLADQLFLTEVSYDFFSQAFTIFEDSLSDSKTQFQALIFMCQTLQKTRSLYVDSYYEQLIVRCTLHASKLLKKQDQCRAVYLCSHLWWATEIAYLGEEDDEDDELNKDDKKLQKHDELYHEGKRVLECLQKSLRTADSIIDNIQSCELMIEILNRCLYYFIHDQEYDTHVTVKYINGLIELIKINLKTMKNEEEIEEGTSNNSKSSINDNNQNNNGNASNSVTSALFGIEETFNSLQLQDPENKDKNLVVMGLDGTFISFLKIKLAFQWKK; encoded by the coding sequence ATGTCATATTCAGACTCGTTAGATAAAGCTAGTCGTATTATAAAGAAAGAATCCAGCAGTATTCAAAAAACTGTAACCCATAGGAATTTAATGGGGGCTTTGAAACATTGTTCTGTGATGTTGACAGAATTAAGAAACCCAAACCTATTACCAAAACAATATTACGagttatatataatgataTATGATACTCTATCGATATTATTGCCCTATCTAGTGGAAAATCATCAGAAAAGACATCATTTGGCAGATTTATATGAATTGGTACAATATGCTGGTAATATTGTACCAAGATTGTACTTGATGATAACTGTGGGAACTGCATATTTGAAATGCGATGATGCTCCTGGTGAAGAATTATGTAAAGATATGATAGAGATGTGTCGTGGGATACAAAATCCTATACGAGGTCTCTTTTTGCGTTATTATTTGTCTCAAAGAACCAAGGGAATCTTACCGACACCTGATAATTCTATCGATTTTAGTTGtcatttcattattacCAATTTTGTAGAGATGAATAAATTATGGGTTAGATTACAACATCAGGGTCCATtgaaagaaagaaataagAGATCCAAAGAGAGGAaagaattacaaattttGATTGGTACTCAATTGGTAAGATTATCACATATCATTGGAGATGATAATTTGACTCtatataaagataaattctTACCCTTGATTCTAGATCAAATTGTACAGTGTAGAGATGTGATTTCTCAAGAATATCTCTTGGATGTCATTTGTCAAGTTTTCCCAGataattatcatttaaatacGTTGGATATGTTATTAGATACAACTTTACAATTAAATCCAGATGTTGCCATTCATACAGTAGTATTAAGTTTTGTCAACAGACTTAATGGATACATGGATAGATGTGAAGCTGCTCACTCCCaagagaataataaaaaagatgatTCATTCGcttataagaaaaatagtattaatgtgtttcaaatattttggaaTTATCTGTCGTATTTGAATGAGGAAAGACCAGACTTCActttaaatcaaatcatACCTTTGGTAGAGAgtatattagaattatctTTACGTTGGTATcctaaaaatttacaaaatttaaatgctTTATATAGTTTTACAGTGGAAAAATGTAATGATTTTGGtccaaatttaatttcagaaaaggaaaatgaagttttatttttaaatttattaactttGTTAGATATATCTGAACAATTAATTACTAcatcaaaacaaaaattcttttatttattaattactCACTGTGAGTCTTATCGTCATCTTTTATCATTACAATCgacaaatattcaaattaaagTAGCAGAAACATTATTAgacattttcattaatttcaatcCCATAGACATTAATCCAATAGAGTTGAAAGATGATTTAAAGCATGCACTTATAGATTCAAGATCAAATTTCATCTATTTGGAATCTACTCAACATctagataatttattaactattttcattccaattttaaatctaggaaattctaaaaatttgaaattaaaatcttcatcattagaTAAACAATTGATTGGTGATAGAGATAGAAATGGTTCAGAAATTGTTCATACCATATCCGGTTCagaagaacaaaaaaaactattaaaCGAAATTCATTCACAATCTCATCATTTCCATCGTCAAGAAAATGATTCCATACTTGATATAGATCATGAATTACCTTTAAATCCTTTACAAGAAAAGATTGCAAAATTTTCTCATGTATTAATGTTCATTATAAATTCAAGTAttcaaaaagataaaattattgaatttagaaataatacTGATAATCATTATAAAGATAACGAAGTTATAATcataaaattattggaaaaGGAAATCAAatgtttattaattttaaaaaattggtACTTAAAGggtaataaaaatattcaatttacTTTCCCATCAGTTATAACtcaattttggaaaattattagaaagtcatatattttgaaaaaacaaaatttgttaattgaaaaattcgaTTATATTGCTAAATTATGTTTTAAACATGTTTCTCGTTGTATTAATGAGTTATTCAATTTATGTGGATCTAAAATGAATGATTCagtttataaattttatttgacaAGTGCATCGTTAGCtgatcaattatttttaactgAAGTTTcatatgattttttttcgcaagcatttacaatttttgaagattCTTTAAGTGATTCAAAGACCCAATTCCAAGCTCTAATATTTATGTGTCAAACTTTACAAAAGACAAGGTCTTTATATGTAGACTCTTATTATGAACAATTGATTGTAAGATGTACTTTACATgcttcaaaattattgaaaaaacaGGACCAATGCCGAGCAGTATATTTATGTTCACATTTATGGTGGGCCACAGAAATTGCATATTTAggtgaagaagatgatgaagatgatgaacttaataaagatgataaaaaattgcaAAAGCATGATGAATTATATCATGAAGGTAAAAGAGTTCTAGAATGTTTACAAAAATCTCTAAGAACTGCGGATtctattattgataatattcaaaGTTGTGAATTAAtgattgaaatattaaatagatgcttatattatttcattcATGATCAAGAATATGATACCCATGTTAcagtaaaatatattaatggattaatagaattaattaaaattaatttaaagacgatgaaaaatgaagaagaaattgaagagGGAACTTCTAATAACTCAAAATCAAGtataaatgataataatcaaaacaACAACGGCAACGCAAGTAATAGTGTCACTAGTGCATTATTTGGGATTGAAGAAACCTTTAATTCCTTACAATTACAAGATCCTGagaataaagataaaaatctTGTTGTAATGGGACTAGATGGTAcatttatatcatttttgaaaataaaactgGCGTTTCAATGGAAGAAATGA
- the TBLA0C05870 gene encoding YciI family protein (ancestral locus Anc_5.438) has protein sequence MTEWYVTIKDIPNSDRTPVLKEHMDRLPILINAGVLSCGGALLDDNGNMIGSHFELKVETKEEAMKLINEDPFVKGGVWDMNSIQIRKFYCVHREEYKTL, from the coding sequence atgacaGAATGGTACGTAACTATTAAGGACATTCCAAATTCTGATAGAACTCCCGTTCTAAAAGAGCATATGGACAGATTACCTATTTTGATTAATGCCGGAGTTTTGTCCTGTGGTGGTGCTTTATTAGATGATAATGGCAATATGATTGGTTCTCATTTTGAACTCAAGGTCGAAACTAAAGAAGAAGCCATGAAACTTATTAATGAAGACCCATTTGTTAAAGGTGGCGTTTGGGACATgaattcaattcaaattcGGAAATTTTATTGTGTTCATCGTGAAGAATACAAAACATTATAA
- the TBLA0C05880 gene encoding uncharacterized protein (similar to Saccharomyces cerevisiae CIS3 (YJL158C); ancestral locus Anc_1.189), whose translation MQFKNIAAAAAIAASASAEYVVGDAWNTLTPTGTYSCGYSAYSSAFGIAVEPITTDSVAKRDAISQIGDGQIQAATTEAPATPVTTTLAPTSTEAATSTSASASTCPSAELVLKETSCKNDGTLTITLKDGVLTDGKGRIGSIVSNRQFQFDGPPPQAGAIYAGGWSITPEGNLAIGSQDVFYQCLSGNFYNLYDQSIAPQCSPIHLAVVDLVTC comes from the coding sequence ATGCAATTCAAGAACATCGCCGCTGCCGCTGCCATTGCCGCCTCTGCCTCTGCCGAATACGTTGTCGGTGACGCTTGGAACACTTTAACTCCAACTGGTACTTACTCTTGTGGTTACAGTGCTTACTCTAGCGCTTTCGGTATTGCTGTTGAACCAATTACCACCGACTCTGTTGCTAAGAGAGATGCTATCTCTCAAATCGGTGATGGTCAAATCCAAGCTGCCACCACTGAAGCTCCAGCTACTCCAGTCACCACTACTTTAGCTCCAACTTCTACTGAAGCTGCTACCTCTACTTCCGCTTCCGCTTCTACTTGTCCATCTGCTGAATTAGTTTTGAAGGAAACTTCTTGTAAGAACGACGGTACTTTAACCATCACTTTGAAGGACGGTGTCTTGACCGATGGTAAGGGTAGAATCGGTTCTATTGTTTCCAACAGACAATTCCAATTCGATGGTCCACCACCACAAGCTGGTGCCATCTATGCTGGTGGTTGGTCCATTACCCCAGAAGGTAACTTGGCTATTGGTTCTCAAGATGTCTTCTACCAATGTTTGTCCGGTAACTTCTACAACTTGTACGATCAATCTATTGCTCCACAATGTTCTCCAATTCACTTGGCTGTTGTTGACTTAGTTACCTGTTAA
- the CCP1 gene encoding cytochrome-c peroxidase (similar to Saccharomyces cerevisiae CCP1 (YKR066C); ancestral locus Anc_1.194) yields MIGSRLSRTINRRTLYIIGGVAAATSASLALSNTENGPNFYSSLFTNQKLSSKNQFVLNSGNNNGYENGKTSPNASLLTAALALKLAQPVNGKTLKDYQEIYNAIAEKIREDDEYDNYIGYGPVLVRLAWHSSGTYDKSDNTGGSYGGTYRFKKENTDPSNNGLNNAAKFLEPIHKQFPWISHGDLYTLGGVTAMQEMQGPVIPWRPGRTDTAESTTPDNGRLPDAATDNNYVRSFFERLSFTSDREVVALMGCHSIGRTHLKNSGFDGPWGGAVNIFSNEFFVNLLHENWAYEKNAAGNMQYNSPKGFMMLPADMSLTKDSKYLPIVKEFAENQDAFFAEFSKVFVKLLEAGITFPESQKPFIFKTLDEQDL; encoded by the coding sequence ATGATTGGTTCACGTTTATCCAGAACTATTAATAGAAGAACTCTCTACATTATTGGTGGGGTGGCAGCAGCTACTTCTGCCTCTTTAGCTCTTTCAAATACTGAAAATGGTCCAAACTTTTATTCGTCATTATTTACAAACCAAAAATTAAGttcaaaaaatcaatttgtTTTGAACAGTGGTAACAACAATGGTTATGAAAATGGCAAAACTTCTCCTAATGCATCCCTTTTAACTGCTGCCCTTGCTTTAAAATTGGCTCAACCAGTCAATGGGAAGACCTTAAAGGATTACCAAGAAATTTATAACGCCATTGctgaaaaaattagagaagatgatgaataCGATAATTACATTGGCTACGGCCCTGTCTTGGTTCGTTTAGCTTGGCATTCTTCTGGTACCTATGACAAGAGTGATAACACTGGTGGTTCTTATGGTGGTACTTATCGTTTCAAAAAGGAAAACACTGATCCTTCTAACAATGGGTTGAACAACGCTGCAAAGTTTTTGGAACCGATCCATAAGCAATTCCCTTGGATCTCCCACGGGGATCTATATACTTTAGGTGGTGTTACTGCTATGCAAGAAATGCAAGGCCCAGTTATTCCATGGAGACCAGGTAGAACTGATACTGCCGAATCAACCACTCCAGACAATGGTAGATTACCAGATGCTGCCACCGATAATAATTACGTTAGAAGTTTCTTTGAAAGATTGAGTTTCACTTCTGATAGAGAAGTTGTTGCTTTAATGGGGTGTCATTCCATTGGTAGAActcatttgaaaaattcaggTTTTGATGGTCCATGGGGGGGTGCTGTAAATATCTTCTCTAATGAATTCtttgttaatttattaCATGAAAATTGGGcttatgaaaaaaatgcaGCTGGTAATATGCAATACAACTCTCCAAAGGGCTTCATGATGTTACCTGCTGATATGAGTTTAACCAAGgattccaaatatttaccAATTGTCAAGGAATTTGCTGAAAATCAAGATGCATTCTTCGCTGAGTTTTCCAAAgtatttgttaaattattagaagctGGTATTACTTTCCCAGAATCTCAAAAGCCTTTCATCTTTAAGACTTTAGATGAACAAGATTTATAG